The Stieleria maiorica genome includes the window CAAATACGCCCCGGTTCCGGTGTTGACGGAATTGTCCGGTCCGGGTTCGAATTCGATGATGATGCGACAGGTTTTCGAGCCGCAACGGGCCGGCGGAGGGATGTTCGCGTTTGTCTTCGTCCTCGCTGCGCTGGCGATCTGGTTCAAAGCGACACGGTTGGGTGCGGCGTTGCGCCAGTTCCTCGGTCGGCATCGCACCTTGCTGGGCACCAGCGGCATCGCTTTGACCGCCGCCGTCGCGTACCTCAGCAGCTATCCGCCGGGATGGACGACGTATGGATTGACGATGATGCTGGTCGGGTTGTTCGGTCTGACGTGGATCGTGGTGACGGTCCTGTTGATTGGACAGAAACAGATCTCGATTCGACTTGCGCTTTTTGCCGCCACGTGTCTGGCGATTTGTTTCGGCGGTTACAGCAAAGGGATCAAACGCATTCAAGTGCGACAGCGAATGATCAGTGAAGTGCGGGAAATGGGCGGCCAAGTCGAGATGGGGATGTGGCATCTTGACGAAGAAGGGTTGTACCTGCCGATGCGGCTGAGCCAGGTGTTCGGCGAGGCCTGGTCCGGAAGAGCGAATCGAGCGGCGGTCTCGTATGAATCATTTTCGAAGAAGAACATCGATCGATGGTGTTTGGAAGAAGTCCAGTGGCTGGGGCTGGCATCACGTCAGCAACAGGCGTTTGACGTCAATGCCGAGGCGCTTTCGCGGATCGACGCGACCGACAGCCTGTGGACGCTGCATGTCGAAGGAGGCTATTTGGATGGCAAAGCGCTGACGGCGATGGCGCACTTTCCGCGTCTGATCGACCTGCATTTCGATTGCCAGCATCGCCCCGTCGCCGAAGAAGTTGCCCAATTGCCCCAGTTGGAACGGATTTGGTTGACCAACGCCATCGTCGACGACGAATTGATCCGGTCCTTGCGTGGGATCAAAAACCTGGACTACGTCACCCTGGTCAAACCGCGATTCGGAAATTGCGAGCAGCGCCACCATGATTGGGAGATCGACGGCGTCGAGGTGCAATTCGCCACACTCACCCCCGAAGCCATCAACACGCTCGGACGGCTTTCCACGAATCTGAACTTCGTCGACTGCCACGTCAATTTGCCCGCATCAGCGGACGTCGAATTGCCGTTGACCACCGGTTTCTCCTTTCGCGACTGCAAACTCGACAACGACACGTTGCTGCGGCTGTCCAATTCGCCCCAATTGGTCTCGATCGGCCTGATGGGCACTGACGTCTCGGTCGACGGCATCGAAGCTTTCTCACGCCTTCGTCCCGAAGTCGCGTTGGCGATGAAATCCCCCCGCGACTAAAGCCCTGTTCACGTCGCTGCGCCTGGGCGGCAACTTTGCGTTGCGGATCCCAGTCAATAATGCGGCGGTTTCTCGTCCAACGGATGAGATTCCGAATCGGTCACGTTCTTGATCCGGTCGACCTCTTGTTCCCACTTGGAGATGCGTTTGTTGACTCGGTCCAAGAGCATCGACTGTTCCGTCACGACGTCGTTCAGCACGTCGTATTGACGTTGCAAATGGGCCAGTTGCATCTCCAGATGCTTGATTCGTTCGGTTTCGTCGTTCATCGGAGGGTTGTTCATTGATCTCGGTTTCGCCAAGCGATTGCGCGTCGGTTAGGTGACAGACACGGTCCTGGTCCTGGTCCCGGTCCCGGTCCCGGTCCTGGGCATTGTGGCGGTCGGCGGTCGAAGCGGGGACGGGTTTCGCGTAGAATCCTCCACGATGTCTTTGCCCACCAGCCTTTAATCTGTCCTATCTACGATGGTCTCTCCACTTCATCCTCGACAACGATTGCTCATGGGGCCAGGCCCCAGCACGGTGCCGGCGCGGATTTTACAAGCGATTTCCGCTCCCACGCTCGGGCACCTCGACCCCCAGTACATCGGGTACATGGACGAGACCTGCGAGATGATTCGCCAAGTCTACCGTACCAAAAACGCGCTCACCTTTCCCGTCTCCGGGACCGGAATGGCCGGAATGGAAACGATCCTGGTCAACCTGCTCGAACCCGGCGACGAAGCGATCGTGATGATCAACGGCGTCTTCGGCGGCCGCATGAAAGACAACATGGAACGTTGCGGCGCGAGCGTCCACGCCGTCGAGATTCCCTGGGGAAAATCGTTCACGCCGGATCAATTCGCCGAAGCCGTCGCCGCACACCCCAAGGCAAAGATGCTGGGCGTGGTCCATGCCGAAACCTCCACCGGCGCCTTGCAAGATCTCAGCGGGGTCGGCGATCTGTTGCACGACGCCGGAATGCTGTTTGCCGTCGACGCTGTCACCTCGCTCGGCGGTCATGACGTCCGCGTCGACGAGTGGGGGATCGACGCAATTTATTCCGGAACCCAGAAGTGCCTTTCCTGTCCACCGGGACTGTCTCCGGTCTCCTTTTCCGACCGGGCCATCGAAACGATGGAAGCACGATCCAGCAAGTCGCGTTCCTGGTACTTGGACGTCTCGATGCTGAAGAACTATTACACCGGCGGTGGCGGCCGGGCGTATCACCATACCGCGCCGATCAACATGATCTACGCGCTCCGCGAAGCCCTGGCGATCGTGCTCGAAGAGGGCTTGGACGCCAGGATCGCACGCCACCGGGAAATGCACGGTTTGCTTCGCGAGGGCCTGGAGGGGCTGGGCCTCAGCTACATTCCTGATCACTCACTTTGCACGTTGAATTGCGTTGCGGTCCCCGACGGCATCGATGAAGCAGCCATCCGCCGGCGTTTGCTCGACGAGTACGACATCGAAATCGGAGGCGGCTTGGGCGTGTTTGCCGGAAAAGCGTGGCGGATCGGGTTGATGGGCGAATCGGCATCCAAGAGAAACGTCACCACCCTGCTCGCCGCACTCAAAGATTGCCTCCCGGCGGGATAAGCCACCCGCCTGTCACGCTTGCACATCCAAGTACGACGGCCTTTCCAGGCGGTCGCCCCGCGATCTCTGATCGCCGTGCGCACCACCCCAAGAATCATCGTTCCCTGTCGGGGCCTGTTTTCCTCGGGGGGCGTTCGGGATGGAGGTTCGGGGAAACCAAACAAGCCCACGGATGGCAGCGCGAACCCGCGGATCCCCGACCGCATAACATCCGTGGGTTCGCGCTGCCATCCGTGGGCATTGACCGCCCTTGAGATTCGGGCCGGTCGGGGAGCAAATGCGCGACCTCCTCAGTGACGTTTTTATCGTGCTGTTGGTGACTTCGCGTCACAACTTCGCGCCAGTGCCCCTGCGTTCCCCGGTCTCCCCGGGGTAAGATACCCGTACAGCCCTTGTCACGCTTTGATCGTAGCGCGTCATCCGCCCGCCTCCACACCCTCCCGACCATGTCCTCGACCGCCCTTGAATCACTTCGCAAACTGTTGCCGCCCGGTCGGCTCAGCGAAGACGCTGCGTCGCGGGCGGCGTTCGAGTCCGACGGGCTGACCGCGTTCCGTTGTCGGCCGCTGGGTGTTGTCATTCCGCAGAACGAAGCGGAAGTCGTCCAAACGGTGCGTTGGTGCCACGAGCACTCGATCCCCTTCGTCGCGCGCGGCAGTGGTACCAGTTTGTCCGGTGGATCGATGCCGGTGGCCGACGGCATCGTGATCTCGCTGAATCGTCTGCGGCAAATCATCAAGGTCGATCCGGACAACCGCATCGCTGTCGTACAGCCCGGCGTGATCAACCTGCAGGTATCCGCCGCCGCGGCACCGTACGGCTTGTACTACGCACCGGACCCGTCCAGCCAAAAAATCTGCACGATCGGCGGCAATATCGCTTTCAATTCCGGCGGCGCCCACTGCCTGAAATACGGCATGACCAGCAACCACGTGATCGGGATTCGCGCGGTCACCGCCAGCGGCGAAATCGTGTCCTTCGGTGGTCCAAGCCTCGAATCGGTCGGTCCGGATTTCACCGGACTGTTCTGCGGCAGCGAAGGTTTGTTCGGGGTGGCGCTCGACATCACGTTGCGATTACTCCCCAAGCCGGAATGTTTCCACACCGTCCTGGTCGGGTACCGGTCGCTGCGCGCCGCCGGCGACGCCGTGTCGGCGGTCATCGATTCGGGGCTGTTGCCCGGTGCGATGGAAATCATGGAGGCGCTGGCGATCGAAGCGGCCGAAGCGGCGACGTCGTGCGGGTACCCCAAGGGGGCCGCGGCGGTACTGATCGTCGAACTCGAGGGGCCGCGTGAAAAGATCGACGCCGAACGGAAGCAGCTCGAATCGGTCATTGCGTCAACCGAGGCATTCGAAACCGTCGTCGCGGCCGACGCCCGGCAACGCGACGGGATTTGGGCCGGTCGTAAAAGTGCCTTTTCCGCGGTCGGAAAACTCAGCCCCGATTTTCTGGTCCAAGACGGAGTCGTCCCGCGGAAACGATTGGGCGAAGCACTCGAAGCGATCGAGGCTTTCTCCAAGGACTCCGGGCTGCGTGTGGCCAATGTCTTTCACGCCGGCGACGGAAACTTGCATCCGTTGATCCTGTTTGATGATTCGGTCGACGGAGAATTAGAGCGTGCCGAAGCGTTGGCCGGAAAGATCCTGAACCTGTGCGTCCAAATGGGCGG containing:
- a CDS encoding SlyX family protein, which produces MNDETERIKHLEMQLAHLQRQYDVLNDVVTEQSMLLDRVNKRISKWEQEVDRIKNVTDSESHPLDEKPPHY
- a CDS encoding pyridoxal-phosphate-dependent aminotransferase family protein, giving the protein MGPGPSTVPARILQAISAPTLGHLDPQYIGYMDETCEMIRQVYRTKNALTFPVSGTGMAGMETILVNLLEPGDEAIVMINGVFGGRMKDNMERCGASVHAVEIPWGKSFTPDQFAEAVAAHPKAKMLGVVHAETSTGALQDLSGVGDLLHDAGMLFAVDAVTSLGGHDVRVDEWGIDAIYSGTQKCLSCPPGLSPVSFSDRAIETMEARSSKSRSWYLDVSMLKNYYTGGGGRAYHHTAPINMIYALREALAIVLEEGLDARIARHREMHGLLREGLEGLGLSYIPDHSLCTLNCVAVPDGIDEAAIRRRLLDEYDIEIGGGLGVFAGKAWRIGLMGESASKRNVTTLLAALKDCLPAG
- a CDS encoding FAD-binding oxidoreductase, with protein sequence MSSTALESLRKLLPPGRLSEDAASRAAFESDGLTAFRCRPLGVVIPQNEAEVVQTVRWCHEHSIPFVARGSGTSLSGGSMPVADGIVISLNRLRQIIKVDPDNRIAVVQPGVINLQVSAAAAPYGLYYAPDPSSQKICTIGGNIAFNSGGAHCLKYGMTSNHVIGIRAVTASGEIVSFGGPSLESVGPDFTGLFCGSEGLFGVALDITLRLLPKPECFHTVLVGYRSLRAAGDAVSAVIDSGLLPGAMEIMEALAIEAAEAATSCGYPKGAAAVLIVELEGPREKIDAERKQLESVIASTEAFETVVAADARQRDGIWAGRKSAFSAVGKLSPDFLVQDGVVPRKRLGEALEAIEAFSKDSGLRVANVFHAGDGNLHPLILFDDSVDGELERAEALAGKILNLCVQMGGSITGEHGVGMEKRDFLPKMYDSATMELMHRLRAAFDPKTIANPGKMFPGAEAPALSGHGLHPLEKAGVISRE